The genomic window ATATCAAGAAAAGCATTGAACACGGCCGGATGACCTGTGACCGTTGAACTCTGATATTGAAATCTGATTACATGAAGAGGTCTTTTATCTTAGACCAGGTAGTGGTATTTTTACGAGTAACAAGCTGTTTGTTCAGGGGTTTGGAATCTTTTACTACAGATGAAGTAGAAATACTGGATTGAGTAGTTGCTTTCTTATTGGATGCAGTGTCTGTTTGCTGACCAAAAGAAACTGCAGTAACCAGTAATACAGCGATTAGCAGTTTCTGAATACTCATTCACTATCTCCTTAGCAAGTTCAACAACAGCTTTCTAATAATATAGGGCAAAAAAAAAGGAAAATCAACAGATTTTTAAAAAAAATACAAACCGGTTCATTTGATCAAAACCATCTCATCAAGCTGAATCGAGCGCATCAGATCCTTTATCGTATCATCTGCCCCGACAACATGTATCTCCGCTCTCATCTCCCTTGTCTCATTGTACATCGATACAATCAGAGAGATCGCCTTGGTATCCATATACTTACAATTAGAAAAATCCAAAGTCACTCTCTTTATATGAAGAGCAGGAATCCTGTCAATAAACTCCTGTACCAAAGCAAACTGCGGTTCTGATGGGGAAAATACCATATCAAGACTGATAACAAAATGCCCACTTGTTTCCTGAGTAATTGAAAAACTCATTATCCACCCTTAATTTAAGAAAAAATCGAGACAGTACTCCAATGCCGACCATCAACGTTAAAACACTGGATCTCGCATAGATTCTATAACTTAAGTGAGGACAATTCAACCTATTTGTTATGAAAGAAGTGTTTATTGGCAGGAATCATTGATTAATGCAGGAGGAGAAGAGGGATTAACCCAGAATTTCGAGGACCTTATCGCGAATTTCACTGAAATTTATCGGCTTATGAATTATCTCGTGGATCCCGTCCAGCTTAAGAAGCTTTGACTCCAGTTCACCCTTCCACCCGGTTACCAGGAAAAACTTGGTGTTGGAGCCCTGATTTTTCACAAAACGGGCAACGCAGCGCCCCCCTTTGGCTCTTACACAGAGTGAAGCAAAAACCGCGTCATATTTCTCACTACTGAGCTTATCCAGGCCTTCCTCGGAACTTTCAGCAATACTGACCTGACACCCCAAGCGGATCAAAGATCTTCTAAGAACCTCTCTTAACTCAGAATCATCTTCGACAATTAAAACCTGAAACATAGCTACCATGGGGTGAAGGTTATAGCTATTTTTATGCCAAGCAAAGAAGCTTATTTTTTTAACCTCAGTGTAAAAATAGCCCTCTGTGGCCTCCCTAAAAAAGTAATTTTGCCCGAATCCGGAAAATTATTATGACTCATGTATCATCAAAGGCTTATTATCGCTGCTTTGACGGCTGAAATACTGAATCGCAATGCACTCTGTCCTTTTACCCGGCTTGATATCAATAATCATCCTGTCTATCAACCGCCTCACCAGTAAAAAGCCTCTTCCATGCTCCTCAACCGCAAAGCCCTCCCTGAAGGTATCAAGCCACTTCAGTACATCCGCCTTCCTCAAATTCCCCTGAAAATCAATAACCGAAACACCCACCTTCTCCTCATCGTAAGCCCAGGTTAACCTGATAGGACAATCCGGTTTAACTTCTGAATATTTTAACCAGCACTCCCTGGGAAGTCCGGAGAGGCGAAGGGTGGCATGGAAAAAGGCATTCGAAATCAGCTCATCAAGGGCAATATCCAGAAAAATGCCTTTTTTTCCAGGACATACACCAGTGATTGAGTTACAAGCCTCTTTTGCCTGCGCATAACTCTGTATCGACATAACCTTAAGCTTCTCTTCAGAGAAATGATATCCCAACCCGCACATGTCATCGATAAGAATTGAACGCAGATAAGAACCGGTTTCCTCCCGCTCCTTTTCAGAACCAGCAAGCAACACGTTTCCAATATTATACCTGCGCATCAGAGGAATGAACTGATCAACATTGCTTCCGGTAATAATTACCTGTTCTGCATAAGGAAACTTCTTCTGGAGTTTTTCGAAGGAGGTTAAGTTATCTCCTGACGGCACCCCATTCAACTCGGAGATCACCAGGTCGGGACTCTTACCATCGATTATCCCCCCCGCTTCATCCGGACTGCCTGCACATACCACATTAAAACCATTCCCCTTCAAGGAATCCATAAGGGCACTCATACACCCCTGCATTCCAACCAGAAGTATGACTCTCTCGATGATGCTTTCCGAAAACCCAACTTTTTTGTGCAAAACCCGTAATGTCATGCGGTTAATATAAATAAGGCGCAGAAGGTAATTTACTATCCGGCGAATGGAATCAAAAAAATCAGAACCCCTCGCCTTCACTCTTAAAATATGTTATAATGAACTTCTATGCACTGTCAGGATTCTACAGTTAATATGGAAAGAGGACTAAAATGTCTTTCGCTGTTTATCTGATTATTTTTGGTATAGTCGGGTTAACCACCATACTATCTCTTGTCCAATGGGGTTATTTACTGTCATTATCCTCCAGAATAAAAGAGATAGAACAGGAAATAGAGAAAAAAGCACAGGAATTTGATGTACTTCGAAAGAACAGAAACACAGAAGCCAGACCCGCGCCTCAAACAGAAAAGAATGAATTTCAGGATTTTAATACCCCATCGGAAAGCCCGGACAGCAATATGACCTGCTCCCCCATTCAGGTGATAAGACCAACCGATGATACCGGGGATAACGATATTATCGCTGTTCAGCCTGGAATCGCTGAAGCACCCGCTCCCATCAGTAACGATGAAGCAGCCGGCGGGCTGGAAGATCCTGAAGGATCAATTCAGATTATGAAAAATGTTAACGGCAAATTCACAGATACAAGCATTTTCAGGATCAAGTCCCGGAAAAATGCGCCACAGGAATCTGTACCGGAAAACAACGAAAATCAAAGAGAAAGCTTCACTCCAGCTCAACATCCTGATACGTATGACAATCCTTTCTCCGAGGTATCCGATGACAAAGAACAGGAACCCATTCAGGTGGTGAAACCAGGCAAAGATGATCAATACGGCAGTGAAATCATTCCAATCAGACCCTCAACCGAAGCGGATCCTTTTACGGGTACTTCCTATCCGGAGCAGAATACCTCTGAACCTGAAAATGTTGACCAGAGTTCTCTATCCGGGTCAGAACCAAACGATTCCGGAAGCAACTTATACCTGCCGCCTGAACATGTTGATTCTCCGACCGAGATCCTGCAGTCCATAAGCAGTAATAAACATCACCACTCAAAGGAAACAGTCTCATCCACTCTGCCCCTTTACTCTGATGCTGCCCATGATGCAGATTTTCCGGGGCTCTGTAAAATGATCTCTCAGATAATATCCACCCGGAAAAAGCCTGATATCAAGATCGATTTTTCGGGAATTCAGTTCATTTATGATAAAGAGCTTCAATATCTGGAAAAAATTCACCATATTATAAAGGAGAGGGGCGGAAAGCTTTTGTTAATAAATTGCAGCCCTGAATTAAGCGAATTCCTGGGAAGAAATCCCGATCTGTTATCATTAATCAAAAAGACTCATACATGATCACTTTAGGAATAGAATCGTCCTGCGATGAAACTTCAGTCGCAATACTTGAAGACCAGAAAATAGTTGTAAACCATATCTACTCTCAGGTAGAGCACACCAGCTTTGGAGGAGTAGTACCTGAGATAGCCTCCAGGGCTCATCTGGAAAAGATCGACAGGCTGACACTTTCAGCCCTGAAAGAATCATCACTTACCCTTCGGGATATTGACCTCATTGCAGTCACAGACAGCCCCGGTCTTGCCGGAGCGCTTCTGGTGGGGGTCAGCTTTGCCATGGGAATTCATAACGGATGGGGTATACCGATCACAGGAGTAAACCATCTCGAGGGCCATATATTCTCAGCGATGCTTGAAAACCCTCAGCTTCAGTTCCCTTTTCTCGCGCTGGTGGTTTCCGGGGGACATACGGCAATTTACAAGGTCCTTGACACTGGAGATTATACCTGCCTTGGACAGACCGTAGATGACGCTGCCGGAGAAGCATTTGACAAAGTGGGAAAACTGCTGGGATTTGAATATCCTGCCGGACGGTCAATTGAGCAGGAAGCGGCAGTTTCACCGGAGGACACAGGGATTACCTTTCCGGTTGCAAGAGTCAGCGGAGGCCCCTTCGATTTCAGCTTTTCAGGGTTGAAAACTGCTGTCAAGTATTTTCTGGCCGGGAAAGACAGCACCTTTATAAAAGAGAACCGCCCCGCGATATGCAAAGCTTTCCAGAAAGCAGTCATAGATTCTCTTCTTGGGCGGCTTTCGGAGACATCACGGAAAACCGGAATCAAGGAAGCAGCCCTGGTGGGAGGTGTAGCCTGTAACGGAACATTACGACAGGAGATGAAAAAAATCTTCGGGGAGAAAGCATACTTCCCCAGGCCGGGTCTCTGTACGGATAACGCGGCGATGATCGCCATGGCAGGATACAAAAGAAAAGGAAAAAACCTGACTCATTTCCCCCGCATGGAACCATCCAGGGGTCTTTGAGAGGAGAACCGATATGTCTTTTTTCATTCTTGCCTGTTTATCACTTTTTGCTGCAGCATTCCTTATAATGCTCTCGGTTCAGATCATGCGCATAGAGAAAATGATATCGGATCTGACCGAACTTATCGAAGGGCAAGTGGAAGTTCTTTACGGGAAATATTAAAGACATCCGGGAAAAGCATTTTTTCAGTAAAGTTATTAGTTATTACCGGGAACTATTTCTCCTCAAATCCGTATTCTCTTTTAGTTTATAGTGTCATCAGTTATATTGATACTGTAAAAGAATAAAGTATCCCTGCCAGGAGGCAGGGACAAGACCCGCTCTCTGATGAAATCAGCATTTGTTAACTGACCGGACTTCCGCGATCTTCTCTTCTGCTTAAAACATCTGTGACGCAGCGTGTCACCCACCTTAATCCAAAGGATTATATGTCATTTTTATCATTCGGCCTGCACGAATCAATTATGCAGGGCATTTACGATTCAGGTTATGAAACCCCCACAGAGATTCAGCGGAAAGCGATCCCCCCTGCTTTACAGGGAAGAGATGTTATCGGTTGTGCCCCGACCGGCACCGGCAAGACCGCAGCCTTTGTACTTCCGATCTTGAACAGGCTGACCCAGTGTCCTGACAGTGAAAAGTATGTTCATCCTTTTGCACTGATCCTCACTCCTACCCGTGAGCTGGCGCTTCAGATAGAGGATTCAATAAAGACTTACGGCACCTGCACTCCAGTGCGTACTGTATGTGTTTACGGAGGAGTCAGTCTGGAAAATCAGGTGCGTGCGTTAAGAAAAGGATGCGACATTGTGGTCGCAACCCCCGGACGTCTTCTGGACCATCTTAACCGAAGAAGTGTGAGCCTGAGAGCAATCGATATTCTTGTGCTTGATGAGGCGGACAGGATGTTTGACATGGGGTTTATCCATGATGTCCGCAGAATTATCAGTTATGTACCGACAGATCGTCAGACACTGCTTTTCTCAGCCACGATGTCTCCGGAGATTAAAAAACTGATTTCCGGTATTCAGAAAAAACCGGTGCTTGTTGAGATCGGTTCACCTAACACTCCGGTTTCCACTGTTGACCAGCAGTTTTATGCTGCCGCCAGGAATACAAAGCTTGACCTGCTTGTTCATATCCTTAAGAAAGAAACAATCGAGACGATGCTTGTCTTTTCCCGCACAAAACATGGCGCAGACAGAATTGCCCGCCGTCTTGCCCAGAACGGGGTCAGCTCCGCGGCTCTTCATGCAGACAGGTCCCAGTCTCAGCGCAGGAAGGCTCTTGATGGTTTTAAAAGACGCCGCTTCAAGGTTCTTGTCGCAACCGATATTGCCGCACGTGGCCTGGACATCGATAAAATTTCTCACGTAGTTAATTTTGACACCCCGGCATTTGCCGAAGACTATATCCACCGCATCGGCCGCACCGGACGAGCGCAGGCAACAGGCACCGCGGTTACATTTGTCGATGATGAGGAGAAGAAATTTCTCAAGAGGATAGAATATCTCACAGGAAATAAGTTTGAGGTAATAAAGTATCCTGGTTTTGACTATCCGGAACCTGAAAAAACCGAATCTGTTCCACTCCCGCGTAACTGGCAGGCTTTTCAGAGGAAAATGAGAAGGTACAGGCCATAGATATTACGATTACCAACAAGCCCGGCTCACCGGGCTTTCACTGCTGTCTGTATAGACAGACAGAAATACCTTTAGGCTTTCGTCATCATTTATCCCGGGATATCAGTTCCAGACCGCCCTTTTCCACAAGCT from Fibrobacter sp. includes these protein-coding regions:
- a CDS encoding STAS domain-containing protein; translation: MSFSITQETSGHFVISLDMVFSPSEPQFALVQEFIDRIPALHIKRVTLDFSNCKYMDTKAISLIVSMYNETREMRAEIHVVGADDTIKDLMRSIQLDEMVLIK
- the tsaD gene encoding tRNA (adenosine(37)-N6)-threonylcarbamoyltransferase complex transferase subunit TsaD; amino-acid sequence: MITLGIESSCDETSVAILEDQKIVVNHIYSQVEHTSFGGVVPEIASRAHLEKIDRLTLSALKESSLTLRDIDLIAVTDSPGLAGALLVGVSFAMGIHNGWGIPITGVNHLEGHIFSAMLENPQLQFPFLALVVSGGHTAIYKVLDTGDYTCLGQTVDDAAGEAFDKVGKLLGFEYPAGRSIEQEAAVSPEDTGITFPVARVSGGPFDFSFSGLKTAVKYFLAGKDSTFIKENRPAICKAFQKAVIDSLLGRLSETSRKTGIKEAALVGGVACNGTLRQEMKKIFGEKAYFPRPGLCTDNAAMIAMAGYKRKGKNLTHFPRMEPSRGL
- a CDS encoding response regulator; its protein translation is MFQVLIVEDDSELREVLRRSLIRLGCQVSIAESSEEGLDKLSSEKYDAVFASLCVRAKGGRCVARFVKNQGSNTKFFLVTGWKGELESKLLKLDGIHEIIHKPINFSEIRDKVLEILG
- a CDS encoding DEAD/DEAH box helicase, with product MSFLSFGLHESIMQGIYDSGYETPTEIQRKAIPPALQGRDVIGCAPTGTGKTAAFVLPILNRLTQCPDSEKYVHPFALILTPTRELALQIEDSIKTYGTCTPVRTVCVYGGVSLENQVRALRKGCDIVVATPGRLLDHLNRRSVSLRAIDILVLDEADRMFDMGFIHDVRRIISYVPTDRQTLLFSATMSPEIKKLISGIQKKPVLVEIGSPNTPVSTVDQQFYAAARNTKLDLLVHILKKETIETMLVFSRTKHGADRIARRLAQNGVSSAALHADRSQSQRRKALDGFKRRRFKVLVATDIAARGLDIDKISHVVNFDTPAFAEDYIHRIGRTGRAQATGTAVTFVDDEEKKFLKRIEYLTGNKFEVIKYPGFDYPEPEKTESVPLPRNWQAFQRKMRRYRP